Below is a genomic region from Verrucomicrobiota bacterium.
GCTTGCACGGAAGACCCCATGGCGAACGCGGCGAGCATCAAACAAACAGCGATTTTTTTCATGCGAATGATTTGGATAAACGGTTTTGGTTCAGTAACGGGCAGCGTTGTACCAGGTCCGGCGAATTAGTCAAAGGTTCATTGGGTGATGAACTCCGGGATGATCACTTCTTGAACGAGATTCGTCTCCAGAATTTGATTCACCAGCACCGTGATCTCTGACCGGAGGAGATTCCGGAACCCAAGTCTTCTCACGTCCCGGTGCATCTTGGCCGAAAGCAGGTTCGTGATGTTCTCGTAAAGGACGGCCTGTTTTTCGTTAATCACGCGCATCAACCCCTCGGTATCTTGTCCGGCCAGATAAAGCTGCATCACGCCAAAGTGTTTCTTTTTGGTCTGGTCCGCGAACATGATCGTGATCTTGTACGGTCTGATGCTGTTCACTTTGAAGGCGTTTGTGGTCACGATGCGGGGCGGGATGTCCTTGCTGGGGTCGCCCGCCAGGTACACCAGCGGGCTATCCGCGATCGGCAACGCCAATCGCGGCGGCATGCGCAAAGTATGTTTGGCTTCCTTCCCGTGCCCGCCTTCGCCTTTTTCGGCCGGCTTCCCTTCCGGCTTGCCATGCGCCCCCGCGCCTGCCCCGGCGCTTTCGCCAGCGCCGGCCTTCTTCTTTCTGTAGAAGTCGTAGCCGAACCATCCTCCGACCGGAAGAATCACGACCAGGGCAATGATCGGCAGCAACGAAAGCAGGCCGCGCTTTTTCTTGGCGGGTTCCGCCGTGGTGGCTTGTGCCATGCCCGCACCATATCTGAAAGCGGCGGAAACTGGCAAGTTCGGACCCTGCTAATCCTTGGTTATCATAAGAACTCAACTTAACAGGAGGCAACGGAGGCCATGAGATGACACTGATTCACTGATTACTGACTACTGATTACTTTCCCCGCGTCCTCGCCGCACCGTCTCCTCCTGCTTGTGCCGGACCGCGCAGATGCACGATCGTGGCGCCCCAACTTCCGAACGGTTCGCTCGCCAGCGAGAAGGACGCCACTTCCGGCAGCCGGGCCAGGATTGCGTGAACCGTGCGACGCAAGTTGCCGATTCCTTTGCCATGGATGATCCGCACCCGGAGAATCCCGCGCTCCCGGCAGGCCGCGAGGTAATCCGGCACCAGTTCTTTGATTTCCCTGGGCTGGAAAGTGTGCAAGTCCAGGACGCCATCAATGGGGAGATGGACAGGCTCCTGGCCGGGCGGATTGAAGGGTTCTTCGGTCACTCGATATGGATTCGTTTGCGCATCTGAGCACACTTCTCGAACTGTGCCCAAACCTCAAAGCAAAACGCGATCAGATCGTCCTCGGCGTGGTTCATCAGATATTCGCCGACTTCTTCGGCGTAACCCGGCAGATAATTCGTGAGAGATCAAGGGGATACGGCTCCCAGGAAAGAAATAGGATCGGTCCGGTGCGTCCTTGCACTCGGACCGACCTTGCTCCGCGGAACCTCAAACCGCGTGAGCCGTCTGTTAAATTCCGGTCGTCGGGACGTGACGAAGGCCCGATGACCTATGTGGTGCGGGCGATCCCAGTTTTTGAGACGCCCTTGGTCTTACCGCAGAAGCGTTAAGGCTATGCCAGGCTGAGCGTTCGCCTGTGCCAGCATGGTAGTTCCGGCTTGGACCAGAATGTTCAGCCGCACGAATTCCGCGCTCTCCGAGGCGATGTCGGTATCCGCGATCCGGCTGTTGGCCGCGGCGAGATTCTCCTTCAGCACCGTCAACTGCTCGCTGGTGAGATTCAACCGCGAGATGTTCGCCCCGACCGTGGCGCGCATGCCGGCCAGGGCCTGAATGGCGGTCTTGATCTGATTCAACGCGCTGAACGCCGCCGTGGACGTAGAGACGGAAATCCCGCTGTACGCGTTGATCACGCCGGTGGAGGCGGCGCCCGCGAGATCCGCCGCTCCCAGCGCGAAGGTCACGGCGTCCGCGTTGAGCGTCACTGCGACGCCACTGCTGCCGAACAAGGTGATCCCATTATAGGTCTTGTTCGTGACGTCGCTGATGTAGGCTTGCAGCGAGGTGAATTCGGCCTGGTAATTGGAAAGATCGCCGTTGGTTTTGGTGGCGTCCTGCGCCAGAACCGAGAGTTCGCTCATCCGGTCGAGTTTTTCCTGCACCGTTTGCAGGAAGCCGTCCTGCGTCTGGCTGAAGGAGACGGCGTTGCTCACATTGGTGTTGGCTGCGCTGACGCGGTTCATCTGGCTGACAAGCCGGAGCGATTGACCCAATCCACCGGGATCGTCTTCCGGCGAGACGATTCTCGACCCCGAGGATAGGCGAGCCAGTGATTTGGTCAGCGCAGTGTTGGAATGGCTCAGCAACCGGGCCGCGCTCATGGAGGCTACGTTTGTATTGAGGTTGATCATAGTTTCTGTCGTCTTTGTTTTAACTGTTGTTGTCTTGTCTTTTAGGATGAAAAGATTGTGGGCTTAGCGCAGGAGCGTCAGAGCCAACTGCGGTTGCGCGTTGGCTTGCGCGAGCATGG
It encodes:
- a CDS encoding flagellar basal body-associated FliL family protein, with translation MAQATTAEPAKKKRGLLSLLPIIALVVILPVGGWFGYDFYRKKKAGAGESAGAGAGAHGKPEGKPAEKGEGGHGKEAKHTLRMPPRLALPIADSPLVYLAGDPSKDIPPRIVTTNAFKVNSIRPYKITIMFADQTKKKHFGVMQLYLAGQDTEGLMRVINEKQAVLYENITNLLSAKMHRDVRRLGFRNLLRSEITVLVNQILETNLVQEVIIPEFITQ
- a CDS encoding flagellin, whose protein sequence is MINLNTNVASMSAARLLSHSNTALTKSLARLSSGSRIVSPEDDPGGLGQSLRLVSQMNRVSAANTNVSNAVSFSQTQDGFLQTVQEKLDRMSELSVLAQDATKTNGDLSNYQAEFTSLQAYISDVTNKTYNGITLFGSSGVAVTLNADAVTFALGAADLAGAASTGVINAYSGISVSTSTAAFSALNQIKTAIQALAGMRATVGANISRLNLTSEQLTVLKENLAAANSRIADTDIASESAEFVRLNILVQAGTTMLAQANAQPGIALTLLR
- a CDS encoding Smr/MutS family protein gives rise to the protein MTEEPFNPPGQEPVHLPIDGVLDLHTFQPREIKELVPDYLAACRERGILRVRIIHGKGIGNLRRTVHAILARLPEVASFSLASEPFGSWGATIVHLRGPAQAGGDGAARTRGK